TTTTTCCATCAATTAGTATCTCTCCTTGAGTAGGTTTAATAAGTCCGTTCAGAAGCTTTATAAAGGTTGTTTTTCCGCTTCCGTTTGGACCTAAAAGACCGACAATTTTTCCAGATTTCACTGACAGGTTCACATTGTTCAGGGCGTTAGTGAAATCATAGCTTTTAGACAGTCCGTTACATTTTAAAATAATATTGTCCATGAGCGTCCTTTCTATTTTGTATTATATTTATTCATCAGTCTGGAAATTGTCATATCATCTTTTATGTCGTCAATAAGATTAAATATTTTTTCTCTTGAATTTTTTACAATTTCTTTTTCTTCAGGCGAAAATTTTCCCAGTACAAATCCTAATGTTTCTTCCTTCGTTTCTGGCTTTCCAATCCCGAACTTTATTCGCGCAAATTCATTTCCGACATGTGAAATTATGGATTTTATTCCATTATGCCCTCCTGCACTTCCATTCTGCTTAATTTTCAGCTTTCCAAATGGCATATCCATATCATCGTAAATCACAAAAAGGTCTGTTTCAGGGTCGAGCTTAAAAAATCGTACAGCTTCTCCGACAGCCTCTCCGCTGAGATTCATAAAAGTCATTGGTTTTTGATAAAATACCTTGTCTCCTTTGTGATTAGTCTGGACAAAAAGTGATTTAAACTTCTCTCTTATATCAGTTATATTATTTTCCTTCAAATATTCGTCAACAAATATAAATCCAATATTATGCCGTGTCAATTTATACTGTTCTCCTGGATTACCCAATCCTACAATTAGTTTCATTAAAAATTTCTCCTTTTTCAGATTACTTACTTTAAATTATATCAAATTTATAAAAAAAATACAAAAAATATTTGGAAAAACGTTTAATTCCTGCTATTTAGCAATTCTATAAATAAAAAAGACGCTCCTGTGAACGCCTTCTTTATTTTTGGAGAGAAAATCAACTTGTGAAAATTGATTTATCTTAGTTATATATAAATATATAGCTAAAATCATATTTAATTTGTCTTTTGTGAAAATTTTTTATCAATAAATTTATTCACAGACATAGTTTATTATTAAAATTCTTTTTTGATTTGTTCAACCCATGCATCGATTCTTTCATCTGTTAATTCAGACTGATTAACTTCATCTAAGGCAAGTCCTAAAAATTCACCATTTTTTACGGCTCTTGATTCGTTAAATTCATATCCTTCAACTGAAGTTTTTCCAATAATTGCTG
This is a stretch of genomic DNA from Leptotrichia hofstadii. It encodes these proteins:
- the pth gene encoding aminoacyl-tRNA hydrolase gives rise to the protein MKLIVGLGNPGEQYKLTRHNIGFIFVDEYLKENNITDIREKFKSLFVQTNHKGDKVFYQKPMTFMNLSGEAVGEAVRFFKLDPETDLFVIYDDMDMPFGKLKIKQNGSAGGHNGIKSIISHVGNEFARIKFGIGKPETKEETLGFVLGKFSPEEKEIVKNSREKIFNLIDDIKDDMTISRLMNKYNTK